Proteins encoded together in one Chitinophaga varians window:
- a CDS encoding metallophosphoesterase family protein, which produces MMNRREFFRGVSAAIVIQACGKIVTAATGKDFKNKTVFRFAIGSDWHYGEPKTEWEQYYKDLEKAFRTYEKDNPCAFFVLNGDVVHNDPSFMVPAAAMFKQIHPKVYATRGNHDQVTPEVWQQAWGFPLNHDVVFGDNVILLGDTADIKGNYLSPDVAWFREKLEQHKKAANIFIFVHITPVKWTKHGIDAPEFQALIKQYPNVRAVFNGHDHQEDSVKMLDEKIPFLWDGHVGGSWGVEYHGFRVVELKQDGSVLSFVMNPYQKQGEQSFKRTAVRK; this is translated from the coding sequence ATGATGAACAGACGCGAATTCTTCCGCGGCGTATCGGCCGCTATCGTTATCCAGGCCTGCGGCAAGATCGTTACCGCCGCCACCGGCAAGGACTTTAAAAACAAGACCGTATTTCGTTTCGCCATCGGCTCCGACTGGCATTATGGCGAACCGAAAACGGAATGGGAACAATATTATAAGGACCTCGAGAAAGCGTTCCGTACGTACGAAAAAGATAACCCCTGCGCTTTCTTCGTACTGAACGGCGACGTGGTCCACAACGACCCCTCCTTCATGGTGCCCGCCGCGGCCATGTTTAAACAAATTCACCCTAAAGTGTATGCCACCCGCGGCAACCACGACCAGGTTACCCCGGAAGTATGGCAACAGGCATGGGGCTTCCCGCTCAATCATGACGTGGTATTTGGCGACAATGTGATCCTGCTGGGCGATACGGCGGATATCAAAGGGAATTATCTCAGTCCGGACGTGGCCTGGTTCCGTGAAAAACTGGAACAACATAAGAAAGCCGCCAACATCTTCATCTTCGTGCATATCACCCCGGTGAAATGGACCAAACACGGCATCGATGCGCCGGAATTCCAGGCGCTCATCAAACAATATCCCAATGTACGGGCCGTGTTTAACGGTCACGACCACCAGGAAGACAGTGTGAAAATGCTGGATGAAAAAATTCCCTTCCTGTGGGACGGGCACGTAGGCGGCAGCTGGGGCGTGGAATACCATGGCTTCCGGGTAGTGGAACTCAAACAGGACGGCAGCGTACTGTCATTTGTAATGAACCCTTATCAGAAACAGGGAGAGCAATCTTTTAAACGTACAGCAGTGCGTAAATAA
- a CDS encoding DUF4955 domain-containing protein, with translation MRFGCHPSLYFHSVMKYFLSLQLFCWLSIASMGVPMDKNTVVDITRYGAVGDGKTLNTAAIQQAIDACAAKGGGRVRVPAGTWLTGTLLLKNNVLLLVEENATLLGSPDIKDYQIVDGFKDGLGQQMGYALIGAVDVNNTGITGKGTIDGQGKLVRASGGHDRRPFLVRFVRCRQVNVSDIHLQGPTAWTMHFFHCTNILTEKVTIRSRGLGNNDGIDIDCCEKVVIRDCDIDSGDDAICFKTTSPYPCRDVTVSNIKINTGEGAIKFGTESAGNFENIQISHIDVAFAREGGIKLFSVDGSQLRNINISDVKMDKVNMPVIIRLGSRLKTFREGDAQQEVGSISHISIKNVTVKHGTWTGMLISGIPGHYIDGITLDNIHINVPGEGTAADARVKLEERERDYPEIKMFGKQIPAYALYIRHAKNIRFHNITYTCDQPEARPAVIASDIEQVQLLNWTLPGNTGKEPLVRIADSKTVELKAVKHPENGQLLQLEGVARDITVDGTVAAAPPIAPLWKEFVAARKNNTVPTLPDFSYAGYHFSESPLPELTGKKKFDVTQFGAVPNDDQYDDDAIQRAVDAAAANPGGGIVFFPKGKFLLAPDEDNKKQILITSSNIILQGSGSQEGGTEIYQDKKRINDRQFLFRPAANRQQRLTTITANASRETFAVQVADASQLQPGQDVIIKHRSEAYTKWYFDPLPLKAQWTRLFGDDGGMQVQEIHTIEKINGNTITFKNPLHLDIHLIDGKPFELVAYNSIEECGITGIRFSSNWKSYPEDFVHHKNEIHDYAWEAIGMEYVKNSWIRDCVFQDWNEGVNIRAGYQVTVQNVTFIGKKGHASVHARTGYGVLIKQCYFNGAQHHGPGTGYSAAGTVITQCALGTDQNFDSHSGQPYATLFDDIRGGVFYNLGGPEPGHPHHGKQLVLWNFRHSSAKDQHYNFWDMERRRNYTIAAPILEGFQADSKVTVDNAGINELPGQSVAPASLFEAQLALRLYGKDITN, from the coding sequence ATGAGATTCGGTTGCCACCCGTCTCTCTATTTCCACAGCGTTATGAAATACTTCCTGTCACTTCAGCTCTTCTGTTGGCTGTCGATAGCTTCCATGGGCGTGCCCATGGACAAAAATACCGTTGTCGATATCACACGCTACGGCGCTGTGGGCGATGGCAAAACACTGAATACCGCAGCCATACAACAGGCCATCGACGCCTGCGCCGCCAAAGGCGGTGGCAGGGTACGCGTGCCCGCCGGTACCTGGCTTACCGGTACCCTGCTGCTCAAAAACAACGTGCTGCTCTTGGTGGAAGAAAATGCCACCCTGCTCGGCAGTCCGGATATCAAAGACTATCAGATCGTAGACGGCTTTAAAGACGGTCTCGGTCAACAAATGGGTTATGCCCTCATCGGAGCGGTAGATGTCAACAATACAGGCATTACAGGCAAAGGCACCATCGATGGACAGGGTAAGCTGGTAAGGGCCTCCGGCGGCCATGACAGACGGCCCTTCCTGGTACGTTTTGTCCGTTGCCGTCAGGTCAATGTGTCCGATATTCACCTCCAGGGCCCCACCGCCTGGACCATGCATTTCTTCCATTGTACGAATATATTAACGGAGAAAGTGACCATCAGAAGCCGCGGACTGGGCAATAATGACGGCATCGATATTGACTGCTGCGAGAAAGTCGTGATCCGCGATTGTGACATTGACAGCGGTGACGACGCCATCTGCTTTAAAACCACCAGTCCCTATCCCTGCCGCGATGTCACTGTCAGCAACATCAAAATCAACACCGGCGAAGGCGCCATTAAATTCGGTACAGAATCGGCGGGTAACTTCGAAAACATACAGATCAGCCATATCGATGTGGCATTTGCCCGTGAAGGAGGTATCAAACTGTTTTCCGTAGATGGTTCCCAGCTACGCAATATCAACATCAGCGATGTGAAAATGGACAAAGTGAATATGCCTGTCATCATCCGCCTGGGTTCCCGGTTGAAGACTTTCCGCGAAGGTGATGCGCAACAGGAAGTCGGCAGTATCAGCCATATCAGCATCAAAAACGTGACCGTTAAACACGGCACCTGGACCGGCATGCTCATCAGCGGTATTCCCGGACATTACATCGATGGCATCACGCTCGACAATATCCACATCAATGTTCCCGGCGAAGGCACCGCCGCAGATGCCCGGGTAAAACTGGAAGAAAGGGAACGCGATTATCCCGAAATAAAAATGTTCGGTAAACAGATCCCGGCATATGCCCTGTATATCCGTCACGCTAAAAATATTCGTTTCCATAATATCACCTATACCTGCGATCAGCCCGAAGCGCGGCCAGCGGTGATTGCCAGCGATATTGAACAGGTGCAGCTCCTCAACTGGACACTGCCTGGCAATACCGGCAAAGAACCGCTGGTGCGCATCGCGGACTCCAAAACCGTGGAACTGAAAGCGGTCAAACACCCGGAAAACGGCCAGCTACTGCAACTGGAAGGCGTTGCCCGTGATATTACGGTGGATGGCACCGTCGCTGCAGCCCCTCCCATCGCGCCCCTGTGGAAAGAATTTGTGGCCGCCCGGAAAAATAATACGGTACCGACTTTACCAGATTTTTCCTACGCCGGCTATCATTTTTCTGAGAGCCCTTTACCGGAACTGACCGGCAAGAAGAAATTTGACGTGACCCAATTTGGCGCGGTCCCCAATGATGACCAGTACGATGATGATGCCATACAACGCGCTGTAGACGCAGCGGCAGCCAATCCCGGCGGTGGCATTGTCTTTTTCCCGAAAGGTAAATTCCTGCTGGCACCTGATGAAGACAATAAAAAACAAATCCTCATTACCAGCAGCAACATCATTCTGCAAGGCAGCGGCAGCCAGGAAGGCGGTACGGAAATCTACCAGGACAAAAAAAGAATCAACGACCGGCAGTTTCTTTTCCGACCGGCAGCAAACCGCCAGCAACGACTGACCACCATCACGGCCAACGCTTCCCGCGAAACCTTCGCAGTACAAGTCGCCGATGCTTCACAGCTACAACCCGGACAAGACGTTATCATCAAACATCGCAGTGAAGCCTATACGAAATGGTACTTCGACCCGCTACCGCTTAAAGCCCAATGGACACGTCTCTTTGGCGACGATGGCGGTATGCAGGTACAGGAAATACATACCATCGAAAAAATAAACGGCAATACCATCACTTTCAAAAATCCGCTGCACCTGGACATCCACCTCATTGACGGCAAACCGTTTGAACTGGTGGCGTACAACAGCATCGAAGAATGTGGTATCACCGGCATCCGTTTTTCCAGTAACTGGAAAAGTTACCCGGAAGATTTTGTGCATCACAAAAACGAGATCCACGATTACGCCTGGGAAGCGATAGGCATGGAATACGTAAAAAACAGCTGGATACGCGACTGCGTATTCCAGGACTGGAATGAAGGTGTCAACATCCGCGCAGGATACCAGGTGACCGTGCAAAACGTAACGTTCATTGGGAAAAAGGGCCATGCCTCAGTACATGCACGTACGGGTTACGGTGTGCTGATCAAACAATGTTATTTCAACGGCGCACAGCATCATGGTCCCGGTACCGGCTACAGCGCCGCCGGCACGGTCATCACACAGTGCGCACTGGGCACCGACCAGAATTTCGACAGCCACTCCGGACAGCCCTATGCTACGCTGTTCGATGATATCCGCGGCGGCGTGTTTTATAACCTCGGCGGACCAGAGCCCGGTCATCCTCATCATGGCAAACAACTGGTGCTATGGAACTTCCGCCATAGCTCCGCCAAAGACCAGCATTACAATTTCTGGGACATGGAACGCCGCCGGAACTATACCATCGCAGCACCAATACTGGAAGGCTTTCAGGCCGATTCCAAAGTAACCGTGGATAATGCAGGCATCAATGAACTGCCCGGACAGTCAGTCGCCCCTGCATCCCTTTTTGAAGCCCAACTGGCATTAAGACTTTATGGCAAGGACATTACCAACTAA
- a CDS encoding alpha-L-fucosidase, with protein sequence MKKLFLFLLACCCAAQSIFAQTAHDEHMKWWREARFGMFIHWGVYARLAGNWQGHQIGRGGEWIMNRGKISVADYQQVAKSFNPVKYDADAWVKAAKDAGMKYIVITAKHHDGFAMFKSAASKWNIVDATPYGKDVLHPLAAACKKYGLKLGFYYSQAQDWNNPGGAAARKATSEGWANPDSAKIDAYTQANTGHWDPAQTSATMGEYIDKVAVPQVKELLSNYGDVAVLWWDTPTNMTDEYAKKLQAVLSLQPNIITNDRLKRPNFPGDYKTPEQKIPTQAELDGRDWETCMTMNGTWGYKSYDNKWKSTETLIRNLVDIASKNGNYLLNVGPDELGQFPQASIDGLKGIGQWMKVNGEAIYATNGSPLNALPWGRCTKKVKDGNTTLYLHVFNWPADGKLVVPGLKNKVNSARLLAGGKKLNATTTDEGLVISVPAQAPDAIATVIKVETTGTL encoded by the coding sequence ATGAAAAAACTATTCCTCTTCTTGCTTGCGTGCTGCTGCGCTGCGCAATCCATCTTCGCACAAACCGCTCATGATGAGCATATGAAATGGTGGCGGGAAGCCCGTTTCGGTATGTTCATCCACTGGGGCGTATATGCCCGGCTGGCCGGTAACTGGCAGGGCCATCAGATAGGCCGCGGCGGCGAATGGATCATGAACCGCGGTAAAATATCGGTGGCCGACTATCAACAGGTGGCCAAATCCTTCAACCCGGTAAAATATGATGCAGACGCCTGGGTGAAAGCAGCGAAAGACGCAGGCATGAAATATATCGTCATCACAGCGAAACACCACGACGGCTTCGCGATGTTCAAATCAGCTGCCAGCAAATGGAACATCGTTGATGCCACCCCCTACGGCAAAGATGTGCTCCATCCGCTGGCTGCGGCCTGTAAAAAATATGGCCTTAAACTGGGCTTCTATTACTCCCAGGCACAGGACTGGAACAACCCCGGCGGCGCCGCTGCCCGCAAAGCCACTTCCGAAGGCTGGGCCAACCCTGACTCCGCTAAAATTGACGCCTATACACAAGCTAACACCGGCCACTGGGACCCGGCCCAAACCAGCGCCACCATGGGCGAATACATCGACAAGGTTGCGGTGCCACAGGTGAAAGAACTGCTCTCTAATTACGGCGACGTGGCAGTGTTATGGTGGGACACACCGACCAACATGACCGACGAATACGCGAAGAAATTACAGGCGGTATTGTCTCTTCAACCTAATATCATCACCAACGACAGGCTCAAAAGACCCAACTTCCCCGGCGATTATAAAACACCGGAACAGAAAATTCCCACACAGGCTGAACTGGATGGCCGCGACTGGGAAACCTGTATGACCATGAACGGCACCTGGGGATATAAAAGCTATGACAACAAATGGAAAAGCACGGAAACACTGATCAGAAACCTGGTAGACATCGCCTCTAAAAACGGTAACTACCTCCTGAATGTAGGTCCGGACGAACTGGGACAATTCCCGCAAGCCAGTATCGACGGACTAAAAGGCATCGGCCAGTGGATGAAAGTAAACGGTGAAGCTATCTATGCCACCAACGGCAGCCCTTTGAACGCACTGCCCTGGGGACGCTGCACAAAAAAAGTAAAAGACGGCAACACCACCCTCTATCTCCACGTATTCAACTGGCCGGCTGATGGTAAACTGGTAGTGCCCGGACTGAAAAATAAAGTCAACAGCGCCCGACTGCTGGCCGGCGGTAAAAAACTCAATGCCACCACCACGGATGAAGGACTCGTCATCAGCGTGCCCGCCCAGGCCCCCGATGCTATCGCTACTGTCATCAAAGTAGAAACAACCGGAACATTATAA
- a CDS encoding SRPBCC domain-containing protein: MKDFKKYFSIPAEPEEVYAALTNPATIQLWTGEVAEMSTEPGSEFALWEESIVGKNLEFEPGKKIVQQWYFGEDEEAPSIVTIILHQGKKGTDVELRHTNIPDEAFEDITTGWQEAYFGSLIDFYKE, from the coding sequence ATGAAAGATTTCAAGAAATACTTTAGCATTCCGGCAGAACCGGAAGAAGTGTATGCCGCGCTGACCAATCCGGCCACCATACAATTATGGACAGGTGAGGTAGCGGAAATGTCCACTGAACCGGGGTCTGAATTTGCCCTCTGGGAGGAAAGCATTGTGGGTAAGAACCTGGAATTTGAACCGGGGAAGAAGATTGTGCAACAATGGTATTTTGGGGAAGATGAAGAAGCGCCCTCCATTGTCACCATCATTTTGCACCAGGGCAAAAAAGGCACCGATGTGGAATTAAGGCATACCAACATTCCGGACGAAGCCTTTGAGGACATTACTACCGGCTGGCAGGAAGCCTATTTCGGTTCCCTGATAGATTTTTATAAGGAATAG
- a CDS encoding SMI1/KNR4 family protein: protein MTTLETIEQEHQFEYPALYKQLDRDGMLSWGKLGPGWYATEFPRVKDNPPFLLFANDFEIIEQEDISREVAEGMLFADKTHRFVPLGYTGAGDWYAFYYNLKDGDDVPIVLVYHDSNEAVIMAKNLQDFIFARLLETLTEQDPEYPGLITEGDQAVNAGNYLRTHSRYLSPRQQEIAAGIYAKGVITEDELRDILEAEIGFDWLDSSFPYQTND from the coding sequence ATGACGACACTGGAAACAATAGAACAAGAACATCAATTTGAATACCCTGCGCTGTACAAACAACTGGACAGGGACGGTATGTTGTCCTGGGGCAAACTGGGCCCGGGATGGTATGCCACCGAGTTTCCCCGTGTAAAGGACAATCCGCCTTTTTTACTGTTTGCCAACGATTTTGAAATCATTGAACAGGAAGATATTTCCCGGGAAGTAGCAGAGGGTATGTTGTTTGCCGATAAAACCCACCGGTTTGTGCCATTGGGCTACACCGGCGCCGGTGACTGGTATGCCTTTTATTACAACCTGAAAGATGGTGATGATGTGCCCATCGTGTTAGTCTATCACGATTCCAATGAAGCGGTGATCATGGCTAAAAACCTGCAGGACTTCATTTTTGCGCGTTTGCTGGAAACGTTGACCGAACAAGACCCTGAATATCCGGGGCTGATCACGGAGGGAGACCAGGCCGTTAATGCAGGTAATTACCTGCGTACACATAGCCGTTATCTTTCACCGCGCCAGCAGGAGATTGCAGCCGGCATATATGCAAAAGGGGTGATCACGGAAGATGAGCTGCGTGACATCCTGGAAGCAGAGATCGGTTTTGACTGGCTGGACAGCAGCTTCCCCTATCAGACAAATGATTAA
- a CDS encoding malate:quinone oxidoreductase yields the protein MFRSKRTSETGPDVVLIGAGIMSATLGTLLKELQPELTIEIYERLDMAAAESSDAWNNAGTGHSAFCELNYTPQKQDGSVEIKKAVNIAEQFEVSRQFWAYLVENNIISNPQAFIQSIPHMSFVWGEENVDYLKKRYKALQQCHLFKKMEYSEDKEQLQAWMPLVMEGRDPNQKVAATHMEMGTDVNFGALSRALFNHLEQQDGVTIYFNHDVRDMKRADDGGWQIKVKNRETREKKTIKTDFVFIGAGGGSLPLLEKSDIPEGKGFGGFPVSGQWLRCTNPDIIAQHQAKVYGKASVGAPPMSVPHLDTRMIDGERALLFGPYAGFSTKFLKNGSFLDLPKSISLDNIHPMVSAGLDNIPLTKYLIAQVRQKPEDRLEALREYYPEARMEDWKLEIAGQRVQVIKKDPEHGGILEFGTEVVSAADGSIAALLGASPGASTAVSIMLNLLKRCFKDYVETEAWQLKLKKMIPSYGQSLLNNPQLCEELRTWTTEVLELKAMQAVGQD from the coding sequence ATGTTTAGAAGCAAGCGTACGTCTGAAACAGGTCCGGATGTGGTTTTAATCGGCGCAGGAATCATGAGCGCCACCCTGGGTACACTCCTCAAAGAGCTGCAGCCAGAATTGACCATCGAAATTTATGAGCGACTGGATATGGCAGCTGCAGAAAGTTCCGATGCATGGAACAATGCAGGTACCGGTCACTCTGCTTTTTGTGAGCTGAACTACACGCCGCAGAAGCAGGATGGCTCTGTGGAAATTAAAAAAGCCGTGAATATTGCCGAGCAGTTTGAAGTGTCCCGGCAGTTCTGGGCTTATCTGGTAGAAAACAACATTATTTCCAACCCGCAAGCGTTTATCCAGAGTATCCCCCACATGAGTTTTGTTTGGGGAGAAGAGAACGTGGACTACCTGAAGAAGCGTTACAAAGCTTTGCAACAGTGCCATCTCTTTAAAAAGATGGAATACTCCGAAGATAAAGAACAACTGCAGGCATGGATGCCGCTGGTGATGGAGGGTCGCGACCCGAACCAGAAAGTGGCGGCCACGCACATGGAAATGGGCACAGACGTGAACTTCGGCGCCCTGAGCCGTGCATTGTTCAATCACCTCGAACAGCAGGATGGCGTTACCATCTATTTTAATCACGACGTACGTGATATGAAAAGAGCCGATGACGGCGGCTGGCAGATCAAGGTGAAAAACCGCGAAACCCGCGAAAAGAAAACCATTAAAACCGACTTCGTTTTCATCGGCGCCGGCGGTGGTTCGCTCCCCCTCCTCGAAAAATCTGATATCCCTGAAGGCAAAGGCTTCGGTGGTTTCCCGGTAAGCGGCCAGTGGCTGCGTTGCACCAACCCCGACATCATTGCGCAACATCAGGCGAAAGTATATGGTAAGGCCTCTGTAGGCGCACCTCCCATGTCAGTGCCCCACCTCGATACCCGCATGATCGACGGTGAAAGAGCCCTGCTGTTCGGCCCCTACGCCGGATTCTCCACCAAATTCCTGAAAAACGGCTCCTTCCTGGATTTGCCTAAATCTATCAGTCTGGATAATATCCACCCGATGGTATCTGCCGGCCTTGATAATATTCCGTTGACGAAATACCTCATCGCACAGGTACGCCAGAAACCGGAAGACAGGCTGGAAGCGCTCCGCGAATACTATCCGGAAGCCCGCATGGAGGACTGGAAACTGGAAATTGCCGGTCAGCGTGTACAGGTGATCAAAAAAGATCCTGAACATGGCGGCATCCTGGAATTCGGTACTGAAGTTGTCAGCGCGGCCGACGGTTCTATCGCCGCCCTGCTCGGCGCTTCTCCCGGAGCATCCACCGCAGTGTCTATTATGCTCAACCTGCTGAAACGTTGTTTTAAAGACTACGTGGAAACAGAAGCATGGCAGCTGAAACTGAAAAAAATGATCCCTTCCTATGGCCAGTCCCTGCTCAACAATCCGCAACTGTGCGAAGAGCTGCGTACCTGGACCACGGAAGTACTGGAACTGAAAGCCATGCAGGCTGTAGGCCAGGATTAA
- a CDS encoding PQQ-dependent sugar dehydrogenase gives MMKKRYAILLLWLLSVTTALSQSLPANFQRVQVVNGISSPTSMAFLPDGRILVCQETGQLRVVKNGALLSTPAISLSVNSSGERGLIGVAVDPAFATNHYIYLYYTNTSGPHNRVSRFTMTGDVAGAETAILDLPTLSAIYHNGGGLSFGTDGKLYVSVGDNKVGNNASNLDSYMGKLLRINTDGSVPAGNPFSGGAQRSRVWAYGLRNPFTNAIDPVTGKIFINDVGESTWEEINDATTGGRNFGWPTQEGNCTSGCTGFTNPIYRYSTNRDGSPPDGQGCAINGGTFFNGAISNYPATYNGKYFFLDYCGGWINYLNPASPSRTAFATGLGGGMVYLKQGPDGNLYYLSRDNSALYKIVYTGTQAPVISTQPQPVTVPQGQTAVFSVTAVANPAPTYQWRKNGSNISGATAATYAIANAQPADTGLYSVVITNSAGSVTSNNAKLTVTAPNTLPVATITAPLNNAKFRAGDTVSFAGTGTDAEDGTLPASAFHWWVDFHHANHIHPGPQVSDSVKSGKFVISAEGHTETDIWYRILLSVRDSRGELDTTYVELFPVTSNLSLQTQPAGLQIKLNDIPFTAPYTTPALSGMVRPMEAPSPQVLNGVTYIFDHWAHGGSRVQNITITDNDTTYTAVFKAAPAATLLTPVQDAYVRDGTNANTTWGISDSTFLITKVSPAGQLNNAREAYLTFDLTNTAGSVSAVVLRLYGRVDGTVAMSVPVGVYPLSNTTWSEKTITWTNKPASGSTLLASTVLTNDSARYYTWDVTSYVQSELAAGRKKIAFVLKSQQAHDPRIFLNSKEAAANPPQLSVIGDSSGPGPVCVPAQASADDGNVAANAIDNDLNTRWSASGEQSIQFCLGSSTTTVSGVDIAFYKGDTRRASFDIQVSIDGTTWTNAATGLQSSGTSTAFESFTFAAVTARHVRILGHGNNVNAWNSYSEVKFKTGAALAAKETSLAVMNTYPNPASSMVTVTFRLPSDGRTSLGVYDLGGKLVQMPINGQLQEGTHTRTLSVTGLPAGMYFLKLVHNGKVIVKRVVVGVSQTNNQ, from the coding sequence ATGATGAAAAAAAGATACGCTATACTCTTGTTATGGCTGTTATCCGTTACAACTGCCCTGTCGCAATCCCTGCCGGCCAATTTCCAGCGGGTGCAGGTGGTTAACGGTATCAGCAGCCCCACCTCCATGGCTTTCCTGCCCGACGGCCGCATCCTGGTATGTCAGGAAACCGGCCAGCTGCGCGTGGTGAAAAACGGCGCCCTGCTGTCAACACCGGCGATATCACTGTCGGTCAACAGCAGCGGGGAACGTGGCCTCATCGGCGTAGCCGTGGACCCCGCCTTCGCTACCAACCACTACATCTATCTGTATTACACAAACACCTCGGGGCCGCACAACCGCGTCAGCCGTTTCACCATGACCGGCGACGTGGCAGGCGCTGAAACTGCTATCCTGGACCTGCCCACGCTCAGCGCCATCTATCACAACGGCGGCGGCCTGTCTTTCGGCACCGACGGCAAACTGTACGTCTCCGTTGGGGATAACAAAGTAGGCAACAACGCCAGCAACCTCGACAGCTATATGGGCAAACTGCTGCGCATCAATACCGACGGCTCCGTACCCGCAGGCAACCCTTTCAGCGGCGGCGCGCAGCGCAGCCGCGTGTGGGCGTACGGGTTACGCAACCCCTTCACTAACGCCATAGACCCGGTGACAGGCAAAATCTTCATCAACGACGTAGGAGAATCTACCTGGGAAGAAATCAATGACGCTACCACCGGCGGCCGCAACTTCGGATGGCCTACGCAGGAAGGTAACTGCACCAGCGGTTGCACCGGCTTTACCAACCCCATCTACCGCTACAGCACCAACCGCGATGGTTCACCGCCAGACGGCCAGGGATGTGCCATCAACGGCGGTACCTTTTTTAATGGCGCCATCAGTAACTATCCCGCCACCTATAACGGCAAATATTTTTTCCTTGACTACTGCGGCGGCTGGATCAACTATCTCAACCCCGCTTCTCCCTCCCGCACCGCTTTCGCTACAGGCCTCGGTGGCGGCATGGTATACCTGAAACAAGGCCCCGATGGCAACCTGTACTATCTGAGCCGCGATAACAGCGCGTTGTATAAAATTGTGTATACCGGCACACAGGCGCCGGTGATCTCCACACAGCCGCAACCGGTAACGGTACCGCAGGGACAGACAGCTGTGTTCAGCGTGACAGCCGTGGCCAATCCGGCGCCGACCTATCAATGGCGCAAAAACGGCAGCAATATCAGCGGCGCTACGGCGGCCACTTATGCCATCGCCAACGCGCAACCGGCAGACACCGGCCTGTACAGCGTAGTGATCACCAACAGCGCCGGCAGCGTTACCAGCAACAACGCCAAACTGACGGTAACAGCACCTAATACCCTGCCGGTGGCCACTATCACCGCGCCGCTGAATAATGCGAAATTCCGTGCAGGCGACACCGTTAGCTTCGCCGGTACGGGTACTGATGCGGAAGACGGCACCCTGCCTGCCAGCGCCTTCCACTGGTGGGTGGATTTCCATCATGCTAACCACATACACCCCGGCCCGCAAGTGTCCGACAGCGTGAAAAGCGGCAAGTTCGTTATCTCGGCCGAAGGCCACACGGAAACAGATATATGGTACCGTATACTCCTCTCCGTTAGGGACAGCCGGGGCGAACTGGACACCACCTATGTGGAACTGTTCCCCGTGACTTCCAACCTGTCCCTGCAAACGCAGCCCGCGGGCCTGCAAATCAAGCTGAACGACATACCGTTTACCGCCCCGTACACCACCCCTGCTTTATCAGGCATGGTACGGCCTATGGAAGCGCCGTCACCACAGGTGCTCAATGGTGTCACCTATATCTTTGACCATTGGGCGCATGGAGGCAGCCGTGTGCAAAACATCACCATCACTGATAATGACACGACCTATACCGCCGTGTTCAAAGCCGCTCCGGCAGCTACTTTGCTGACACCTGTGCAGGACGCCTATGTGCGCGATGGCACCAACGCCAACACTACCTGGGGTATTTCCGATTCCACCTTCCTCATCACGAAGGTGTCACCGGCAGGACAGCTCAATAATGCACGGGAAGCCTATCTTACCTTCGACCTTACCAATACGGCCGGCAGCGTATCTGCTGTGGTATTGCGGTTGTACGGGCGTGTAGACGGCACCGTGGCCATGAGCGTACCGGTAGGCGTGTATCCGCTGAGCAACACCACCTGGTCTGAAAAAACAATCACGTGGACGAATAAACCGGCGTCCGGCAGCACGCTGTTGGCATCTACCGTGTTAACAAACGACAGTGCGCGGTATTATACCTGGGACGTGACCAGCTACGTACAAAGTGAACTGGCAGCCGGCAGGAAAAAAATCGCTTTCGTTTTGAAGAGCCAGCAGGCCCATGACCCGCGTATATTCCTCAATTCCAAAGAGGCCGCTGCCAATCCGCCGCAGCTCTCCGTGATCGGCGACAGCTCCGGCCCCGGCCCTGTTTGTGTTCCTGCACAAGCCAGCGCAGACGACGGCAACGTGGCGGCCAATGCCATCGACAACGACCTGAACACCCGCTGGTCAGCTTCCGGCGAACAGTCGATCCAGTTCTGCCTCGGTAGCAGCACCACCACCGTGAGTGGAGTAGATATTGCCTTCTACAAAGGCGATACCCGCCGCGCTTCGTTCGATATACAGGTAAGCATTGACGGTACCACCTGGACCAACGCCGCTACCGGTCTGCAAAGCAGTGGCACTTCCACCGCCTTCGAGTCCTTTACGTTTGCAGCGGTAACGGCCAGGCATGTACGAATTCTCGGCCATGGCAACAATGTAAACGCCTGGAACAGTTATTCGGAAGTGAAGTTCAAAACAGGTGCCGCCCTGGCCGCTAAAGAAACCAGCCTGGCGGTGATGAACACCTATCCCAACCCGGCCAGTTCCATGGTGACCGTCACCTTCAGGCTGCCGTCAGACGGACGTACCTCCCTGGGAGTGTATGATCTTGGCGGTAAACTGGTGCAGATGCCAATAAATGGCCAGTTGCAGGAAGGCACACATACGAGGACGCTCTCCGTTACAGGATTGCCGGCAGGTATGTACTTCCTCAAACTGGTACACAATGGAAAAGTGATCGTGAAACGTGTAGTGGTGGGCGTTAGTCAGACAAACAACCAATAA